The Pseudomonas fluorescens genome includes a window with the following:
- a CDS encoding HIT family protein, with product MSLHGHYDQQNIFALILRGDAPCYKIYEDADVLAFLDLFPQSRGHVLVIPKASQARNILEVEPAVLGAMMSAVQRLTRIIVDELQPDGVQVAQFNGAVAGQTVYHIHMHIIPRWDGEAPGVHGRGKADPDELEALQARLVERIRSQA from the coding sequence ATGAGTCTCCACGGTCATTACGATCAGCAGAACATCTTTGCGCTGATCCTTCGCGGCGATGCGCCGTGCTACAAGATTTACGAAGACGCCGATGTGTTGGCCTTCCTGGATCTCTTCCCTCAATCGCGCGGCCATGTCCTGGTCATCCCCAAAGCCTCCCAGGCGCGCAATATCCTCGAGGTCGAGCCCGCCGTCCTGGGTGCGATGATGTCTGCCGTGCAGCGCCTGACGCGGATCATCGTGGACGAATTGCAGCCGGACGGGGTTCAGGTCGCGCAGTTCAATGGTGCTGTGGCCGGGCAAACGGTCTATCACATTCACATGCACATCATTCCTCGTTGGGACGGTGAGGCGCCCGGTGTGCATGGCAGGGGCAAGGCCGATCCGGATGAGCTGGAAGCACTCCAGGCGCGTCTGGTCGAGCGGATTCGCTCGCAAGCCTGA
- a CDS encoding response regulator has product MTPFVGVRVLVVEDEGAVALLIEDMLEEFGCEVVASVARLAAARDMAGSVQVDLAILDVNLAGERVFPVAEILRGRHIPFLFSTGYGASGLPAEYAGCPVLHKPFSQSELQQKIAVTLTGARESGLAASTDGD; this is encoded by the coding sequence ATGACCCCATTTGTAGGTGTCAGGGTGCTGGTCGTCGAGGACGAAGGGGCGGTTGCCCTGTTGATCGAGGACATGCTGGAGGAGTTCGGATGCGAAGTGGTGGCCTCGGTCGCCCGGCTCGCTGCAGCACGTGACATGGCAGGGTCGGTGCAGGTCGATCTGGCGATCCTGGACGTCAACCTGGCTGGCGAGCGCGTTTTTCCGGTGGCCGAAATCCTTCGCGGTCGCCATATTCCCTTCCTGTTCAGCACCGGATACGGCGCCAGCGGACTGCCAGCCGAATACGCCGGCTGTCCGGTCTTGCACAAGCCGTTTTCGCAAAGTGAGCTGCAGCAAAAAATTGCCGTTACGCTGACGGGGGCTCGTGAAAGCGGCTTGGCTGCCAGCACCGATGGCGACTGA
- a CDS encoding PAS domain-containing sensor histidine kinase gives MSNIEELPRETRTPSEYESLIAMGTSALDAIPGAVYLCDRKGGLVRYNSEAAELWGRAPALGENGDRFCGAHRLFLTDGRPLAFEHCPTALALNTGIASRNQEVLIERPDGSRFVALMNIRALKDCRGVIQGVINCFQDVSAHHAMAEELRRKSADLEDFFENSAVGLHIVSSEGIILRANKAELALLGYSADEYIGRHITEFHVDEPVIGDILTKLGSGDCLQSYPARLRAKDGSIKHVMITSNGRFEDGKLFNTRCFTIDRSGVHAAEAARQDSDDRLSATYEAATIGIAEADVDGRLLRVNDALCNMLGRSREQLLSMTFLDYTHPDCIPQDAGLYARQVAGELDNYVLRKRAVKPDGEVVYLDIHSSSVRDANGTFRYGVRVLQDVTLARRMENQLRESERHMRNLLEALPAAVYTTDADGRITFYNRAAVELSGRTPHLGDMWCVTWKLFNTDGTALPHDQCPMAVALKENRPIRGVEAVAERPDGSRVPFTPYPTPLHDADGNLVGAINMLVDISERKQAENRQKTLIDELNHRVKNTLATVQSLAAQTARNAEDAKDGYRRFEARLLALSRAHDLLTKRHWGQTPLDTLAHEVLMPVFGHEPGRIVIEGPSADVGTRVALNLTMTLNELAINALKYGAMSVESGTLAVTWHLQARTGGTLLTLDWSEQGGPPVSPPEREGLGSRLMQRCIERDLAGKFDLTYAPQGVCCRFSFLIGVTGA, from the coding sequence ATGTCGAACATTGAAGAGCTACCCAGGGAAACGCGTACACCAAGCGAGTACGAAAGCTTGATCGCGATGGGGACGAGCGCACTCGATGCCATTCCTGGTGCGGTGTACCTCTGTGATCGCAAGGGGGGGCTCGTCAGGTACAACAGTGAGGCGGCCGAGCTATGGGGAAGGGCGCCGGCACTTGGGGAGAACGGTGACCGTTTCTGCGGCGCCCATCGACTGTTCCTGACCGACGGTAGGCCGCTGGCATTCGAACACTGCCCGACCGCCTTGGCGCTCAATACCGGCATTGCCTCGCGCAATCAGGAAGTGCTCATCGAGCGCCCGGATGGCTCGCGGTTCGTGGCGCTGATGAACATCCGCGCGCTCAAGGATTGCCGAGGCGTCATTCAAGGGGTGATCAACTGCTTCCAGGACGTTTCGGCGCACCACGCCATGGCCGAAGAGCTTCGGCGCAAGAGCGCCGACCTGGAAGACTTTTTCGAAAACAGCGCGGTGGGCCTGCATATCGTCAGCAGCGAAGGCATTATCCTGCGCGCCAACAAGGCGGAGCTGGCGCTGCTGGGCTATTCGGCCGACGAGTACATCGGCCGCCACATCACCGAGTTTCATGTCGACGAACCGGTTATCGGCGACATCCTCACCAAGCTGGGCAGCGGCGACTGCCTGCAAAGCTACCCGGCGCGACTGAGGGCAAAGGACGGCTCGATCAAGCATGTCATGATCACTTCCAATGGCCGGTTCGAAGACGGGAAACTCTTCAATACGCGCTGCTTCACCATAGACCGGAGCGGTGTCCATGCAGCCGAGGCGGCGCGCCAGGACAGCGATGACCGACTTTCGGCGACCTATGAAGCGGCGACCATCGGTATTGCCGAGGCCGACGTCGACGGTCGCTTGCTCCGCGTCAACGACGCCCTGTGCAACATGCTGGGCCGCTCGCGGGAACAGCTCCTGTCGATGACATTCCTGGACTATACCCACCCGGATTGCATCCCGCAGGACGCCGGATTGTACGCCCGCCAAGTGGCCGGTGAACTTGATAACTACGTGCTTCGCAAGCGCGCCGTGAAGCCCGATGGCGAGGTCGTTTACCTCGACATCCACAGTTCCTCGGTGAGAGACGCCAACGGTACGTTTCGTTATGGCGTGCGAGTGCTGCAGGACGTCACGCTGGCGCGGCGGATGGAAAACCAGCTCCGCGAAAGCGAACGGCACATGCGCAATCTTCTCGAGGCGTTGCCTGCTGCGGTGTACACCACCGACGCCGATGGCCGCATCACCTTCTACAATCGCGCCGCCGTCGAACTGTCGGGACGAACACCGCACTTGGGCGACATGTGGTGTGTGACCTGGAAGCTGTTCAATACGGACGGAACCGCGCTGCCTCACGATCAATGCCCGATGGCGGTGGCCCTGAAGGAAAACCGGCCGATACGCGGCGTCGAGGCCGTTGCAGAACGGCCGGACGGTAGCCGCGTTCCGTTCACGCCTTATCCCACGCCTTTGCATGATGCCGATGGAAACCTGGTGGGCGCCATCAACATGCTGGTCGACATCTCCGAGCGAAAGCAGGCGGAAAATCGGCAGAAGACGCTGATCGATGAGCTCAATCACCGGGTCAAGAACACCCTGGCCACGGTGCAATCGCTGGCAGCCCAGACGGCACGCAACGCAGAGGATGCGAAAGACGGCTACAGGCGTTTCGAGGCAAGGCTCTTGGCCTTGTCACGGGCACACGATCTCTTGACGAAACGGCATTGGGGGCAGACGCCGCTCGACACCCTGGCCCACGAAGTGCTGATGCCGGTGTTTGGGCATGAGCCTGGCCGCATCGTGATCGAAGGCCCTTCTGCAGACGTCGGCACTCGCGTGGCGCTCAACCTTACGATGACCCTCAATGAACTGGCGATCAACGCGCTGAAATATGGTGCGATGTCGGTCGAGAGCGGGACGCTTGCCGTCACCTGGCATCTGCAAGCCCGGACGGGCGGAACATTGCTGACCCTCGACTGGAGCGAACAAGGAGGACCACCCGTGTCACCGCCGGAACGGGAAGGGCTGGGTTCTCGCTTGATGCAGCGTTGCATCGAGCGCGACTTGGCCGGCAAGTTCGACCTTACCTACGCTCCGCAAGGCGTTTGCTGCCGCTTTTCGTTCCTGATTGGGGTGACCGGGGCATGA
- a CDS encoding amidohydrolase family protein, with protein MLDIRTTPITGIDCHAHVFSRGLELAAVRRYTPDYDATLAQYLSHLHVHGLSHGVLVQPSFLGTDNRYLLAALRQAPEQLRGVVVVERDVGRAELDDMARLGVVGVRLNLMGKALPDFRDVAWNVFLRHLAELDWHVELHANLADLPGLIGQLLPFGVRLVVDHFGRPDARLGLDQPGFAQLMALGQGGQVWMKVSGIYRLGATAPRNLEFARASLAVLERSFGPERLVWGSDWPHTQHEAHVGFETVMAQLRALECSASRMHALMVQAPQALFKF; from the coding sequence ATGCTTGATATCCGTACTACGCCGATCACCGGCATTGACTGCCACGCCCACGTGTTCAGCCGCGGGCTGGAACTGGCGGCTGTCCGGCGCTACACGCCTGACTATGACGCTACGCTCGCTCAATACCTGAGCCACCTGCACGTCCACGGCTTGAGTCATGGGGTGTTGGTGCAGCCGAGCTTTCTTGGCACCGATAACCGCTACCTGTTGGCCGCGCTACGGCAAGCACCGGAGCAGTTACGCGGGGTCGTGGTGGTGGAGCGAGACGTCGGCCGGGCCGAGCTGGACGACATGGCCCGGCTGGGGGTGGTCGGTGTGCGCTTGAACCTGATGGGCAAGGCGTTGCCTGATTTTCGTGACGTTGCCTGGAACGTTTTTTTGCGTCATCTCGCCGAACTGGATTGGCATGTCGAGCTGCATGCCAACCTGGCGGACTTGCCGGGGCTGATCGGTCAACTGTTGCCGTTTGGCGTCCGGTTGGTGGTCGATCACTTCGGTCGCCCGGATGCGCGTCTGGGGTTGGATCAACCTGGCTTTGCCCAATTGATGGCGCTGGGGCAGGGCGGGCAGGTGTGGATGAAGGTGTCCGGTATCTATCGATTGGGTGCAACGGCCCCGCGAAACCTTGAGTTCGCCCGCGCTTCGTTGGCGGTGCTGGAACGCAGTTTTGGCCCCGAACGCCTGGTGTGGGGCAGCGATTGGCCGCACACTCAGCATGAAGCGCATGTCGGCTTCGAGACGGTCATGGCGCAGTTGCGTGCATTGGAGTGTTCGGCGTCGCGGATGCATGCGTTAATGGTCCAGGCACCGCAGGCGCTCTTCAAGTTTTGA
- a CDS encoding MFS transporter — MFSWYRQVTARERKTFWACFGGWSLDALEVQMFGLAIPALIAAFALSKGDAGLVSGVTLVTSAIGGWVGGTLSDRYGRVRTLQWMILWFSFFTFLSAFVTGFHQLLIVKALQGFGIGGEWAAGAVLMAETINPKYRGKVMGTVQSAWAVGWGLAVGVFTLIYSLVPQDMAWRVMFVVGLLPSFLIIWVRRNVEEPDSFQRLKKDNVIPQSFFKSLAGIFRPELIRVTLFGGLLGLGAHGGYHAVMTWLPTFLKTERNLSVLNSGGYLAVIIFAFWCGCVVSGLLIDRIGRRKNIVLFALCCVVTVQCYVFLPLTNTQMLFLGFPLGFFAAGIPASLGAFFNELYPADVRGAGVGFCYNFGRVLSAMFPFLVGHMSDSMSLGSAIGIDAGIAYGVAVIAALCLPETRGRSLEATAASAPVVESDGQGARA; from the coding sequence ATGTTCAGTTGGTATCGCCAAGTCACTGCGCGGGAGCGCAAAACGTTTTGGGCCTGTTTCGGCGGATGGTCGCTCGACGCCTTGGAAGTACAGATGTTCGGCCTGGCGATCCCGGCGTTGATCGCCGCGTTCGCCTTGAGCAAGGGCGATGCCGGGCTGGTCAGCGGCGTGACCCTGGTCACTTCGGCCATTGGCGGCTGGGTCGGCGGGACGTTGTCGGACCGTTACGGTCGGGTGCGCACGCTGCAGTGGATGATCTTGTGGTTTTCGTTCTTCACCTTCCTGTCGGCGTTCGTCACAGGCTTCCACCAGCTGTTGATCGTCAAGGCGCTGCAGGGCTTCGGGATTGGCGGGGAATGGGCCGCCGGTGCGGTATTGATGGCCGAGACCATCAACCCCAAGTATCGCGGCAAGGTCATGGGCACGGTACAAAGCGCCTGGGCGGTGGGTTGGGGGCTGGCGGTCGGCGTCTTCACGCTGATCTACTCCCTCGTGCCGCAAGACATGGCCTGGCGGGTGATGTTCGTCGTGGGCTTGCTGCCGTCGTTCCTGATCATCTGGGTGCGGCGCAACGTTGAAGAGCCCGACAGTTTCCAGCGCCTGAAAAAAGACAATGTCATCCCGCAAAGTTTCTTCAAATCCCTGGCCGGCATCTTTCGCCCCGAGTTGATCCGTGTGACCTTGTTTGGCGGGTTGCTGGGGTTAGGGGCGCACGGTGGTTACCATGCCGTGATGACCTGGTTGCCGACCTTCCTCAAGACCGAGCGCAACCTGTCGGTGCTCAACTCCGGCGGCTACCTGGCAGTGATCATCTTTGCCTTCTGGTGCGGCTGCGTAGTCAGTGGCCTGTTGATCGATCGCATTGGTCGTCGGAAAAACATCGTGTTGTTCGCGCTGTGCTGCGTGGTCACCGTGCAGTGTTATGTGTTCCTGCCGTTGACCAACACCCAGATGCTGTTCCTGGGGTTCCCGCTCGGCTTCTTCGCGGCCGGTATTCCGGCGAGCCTAGGAGCGTTTTTCAACGAGTTGTATCCGGCGGATGTGCGCGGTGCCGGCGTGGGGTTCTGCTACAACTTTGGCCGGGTGCTCTCGGCGATGTTCCCGTTCCTGGTCGGTCACATGAGCGATTCCATGTCCTTGGGCTCGGCCATTGGCATCGACGCCGGGATCGCCTACGGCGTGGCGGTGATCGCGGCGCTGTGCCTGCCGGAAACCCGCGGCCGCAGCCTGGAAGCCACTGCGGCATCGGCGCCTGTGGTGGAGAGTGACGGCCAGGGCGCCCGAGCCTGA
- a CDS encoding GntR family transcriptional regulator yields MKSLSSDARLPLYQRLRDQLAEQIANNRWRPGEAIPTEAALSAEYQLSTGTVRKAIDALVSEGVLERQQGRGTFIRRPQFQSSLFRFFRFQSASGERRVPESRILSVEPVAAPSAVAQALGLPADAPVIRIVRVRLLEVEPVLAEEIWLPRSRFQTLLEIDLSQKGPLLYPIYEEVCGQVVAYAEETLTAESVNEVYARLLQVPVNSPVVVIERLARDYAGNPLEWRRSRGHAEHFRYSVEIR; encoded by the coding sequence ATGAAATCTCTCTCCAGTGATGCCCGCCTGCCGCTGTATCAACGTTTACGCGACCAATTGGCTGAGCAGATCGCCAATAACCGTTGGCGTCCGGGGGAGGCGATTCCTACTGAGGCGGCACTTTCAGCCGAATACCAGTTGTCTACCGGCACGGTGCGCAAGGCCATCGATGCGCTGGTCAGCGAGGGCGTCCTGGAGCGCCAGCAAGGGCGCGGTACTTTCATTCGCCGGCCGCAATTCCAATCGTCGCTGTTCCGTTTTTTCCGCTTTCAAAGCGCTTCAGGCGAACGCCGGGTTCCCGAGAGCCGGATCCTGTCGGTGGAGCCGGTGGCCGCGCCTTCGGCGGTGGCCCAGGCGCTGGGGCTACCGGCCGACGCTCCGGTGATTCGTATCGTGCGAGTGCGTCTGCTGGAAGTGGAGCCGGTGCTCGCCGAAGAAATCTGGTTGCCCCGTAGCCGCTTCCAAACCTTGCTCGAAATCGACCTGAGTCAAAAGGGCCCGTTGCTTTACCCCATTTATGAAGAGGTTTGCGGCCAGGTGGTCGCCTATGCCGAAGAAACCCTCACCGCCGAATCGGTGAATGAGGTGTACGCGCGATTGCTGCAAGTGCCGGTCAACAGCCCGGTGGTGGTGATCGAGCGTCTGGCGCGGGATTACGCCGGCAATCCCCTGGAGTGGCGACGCTCTCGCGGGCATGCCGAGCACTTTCGCTACAGCGTGGAAATTCGCTGA
- a CDS encoding sensor histidine kinase has translation MKTTFSLQKRLGLGLTLGMTLLWLMATIGTWRGVQHELNEAFDSALEETAQRILPLAVLEISNRENPGEVQQVATLKMHKEHLTYLVRDAAGKVLMQSHDANPRIFSKHPAEGFSTIGKYRLYGASALRETVFIEVAEPLRHRREAARQALFTLLWPLLALVPISLLGTWLLVRMSLGSVLAYRYAVEARGVGDLSPIKVSRLPAEINPLADAVNRLLERLRRALEAERSFTANSAHELRTPLAATLAQVQRLYQEAPEGPLRLRVKKIESALRELARLSEKLMQLAKAEGGGLLSQTPQDLVPLLAHVVDEWRHNSTRQIALQLPAQAHVYSTLDPDAFGILLRNLIENALKYGAMDQPIEVTLTDQALLRVINGGPVVPVAVLQHLTERFVRGQSETSGAGLGLAIVKTIVQGINGRIELLSPARDRQEGFEVRVWLPLATVAVGHSSAS, from the coding sequence ATGAAGACGACCTTCAGCCTGCAAAAACGTTTGGGCCTGGGACTGACGCTGGGCATGACGTTGCTCTGGCTGATGGCGACAATCGGCACTTGGCGCGGGGTGCAACATGAGCTGAACGAGGCCTTTGACAGCGCACTGGAGGAGACCGCCCAACGCATCCTTCCCCTGGCCGTACTGGAAATCAGCAACCGGGAAAACCCGGGGGAGGTGCAACAGGTCGCCACCCTGAAGATGCACAAGGAGCACCTGACTTATCTGGTGCGCGATGCCGCAGGCAAGGTCCTGATGCAGTCCCACGATGCCAACCCGCGGATCTTCAGCAAACACCCGGCCGAGGGGTTCTCCACGATTGGAAAGTACCGTCTGTATGGCGCCAGTGCGCTGCGTGAGACGGTATTCATCGAAGTCGCCGAGCCGTTGCGCCATCGCCGCGAGGCCGCACGACAGGCCTTGTTTACCTTGTTGTGGCCGTTACTGGCGCTGGTCCCCATCAGCCTGTTGGGGACCTGGCTATTGGTGCGCATGAGCCTGGGCAGCGTGCTGGCCTATCGTTACGCGGTAGAGGCCCGTGGCGTGGGTGATCTGTCGCCGATCAAGGTGTCGCGGTTGCCGGCAGAAATCAACCCCTTGGCGGATGCGGTCAACCGCCTGCTGGAGCGTTTGCGCAGAGCCCTGGAGGCCGAACGCAGCTTCACCGCCAACAGCGCACATGAGCTGCGTACACCATTGGCCGCGACACTGGCGCAAGTCCAGCGGCTGTACCAGGAGGCCCCTGAAGGTCCGTTGCGTTTGCGTGTGAAAAAGATCGAAAGCGCCTTGCGCGAATTGGCCCGGTTATCGGAAAAACTCATGCAATTGGCCAAGGCTGAAGGGGGCGGCCTGCTCTCGCAAACGCCTCAGGACCTGGTCCCGTTGTTGGCTCACGTGGTGGATGAATGGCGGCACAACAGCACCCGCCAGATCGCGCTGCAACTTCCTGCCCAGGCCCATGTGTATTCGACCCTCGACCCGGATGCCTTCGGCATCCTGTTGCGCAATCTGATCGAGAACGCATTGAAGTACGGTGCGATGGATCAACCCATCGAAGTCACCCTCACGGACCAGGCGCTGCTGCGGGTGATCAACGGCGGACCGGTGGTACCGGTGGCCGTCCTGCAGCACCTGACCGAACGTTTCGTGCGCGGCCAGAGTGAAACCAGTGGCGCGGGATTGGGGTTGGCGATCGTCAAGACGATTGTGCAGGGCATCAATGGACGAATCGAACTGTTATCTCCGGCAAGAGACCGGCAGGAGGGATTTGAGGTTCGGGTCTGGCTACCGCTTGCCACGGTTGCCGTCGGTCATTCGTCAGCCAGCTAG
- a CDS encoding response regulator transcription factor: protein MRVLLVEDSPRLGDAVREQIADDGHAVDWVQNLAQARSSVSTTAYDLILLDLMLPDGRGLDFLRQRRSAGDATAVIILTAQDQISDRIAGLNAGADDYLVKPFDLFELSARVAAVARRYSGNPNPQIRLGELHVDMAARTVHRADVAVDLTAREWALLEAFIQRPGALLSKGQLEDRLYAFGAEIESNTIEVYISRLRKKLGRDLIETVRGMGYRMVSA from the coding sequence ATGCGGGTTTTATTGGTTGAGGACTCGCCAAGGCTGGGAGATGCGGTGCGCGAACAGATCGCCGATGACGGCCATGCCGTTGACTGGGTGCAGAACCTTGCCCAAGCCCGCAGCAGCGTGAGCACGACCGCTTATGACTTGATCCTGCTTGACTTGATGTTGCCGGACGGTCGAGGGCTGGACTTCCTGCGTCAACGACGCAGCGCAGGTGACGCGACTGCGGTGATCATCCTGACGGCCCAGGACCAGATCTCTGATCGAATCGCCGGCCTCAATGCCGGTGCCGACGATTACCTGGTCAAACCCTTCGACCTGTTTGAACTGTCGGCCCGTGTGGCTGCGGTGGCCCGTCGTTACAGCGGCAATCCCAACCCCCAGATCAGGCTCGGTGAGCTGCACGTCGACATGGCTGCCCGTACGGTGCATCGGGCCGACGTGGCCGTGGACCTCACGGCCCGGGAATGGGCGCTGTTGGAGGCCTTCATCCAGCGCCCCGGCGCGCTGCTGTCCAAGGGGCAACTCGAAGATCGTCTGTACGCCTTTGGCGCCGAAATCGAAAGCAACACGATCGAGGTCTACATCAGTCGATTGCGCAAGAAACTCGGGCGCGACCTGATCGAGACCGTGCGGGGCATGGGTTACCGGATGGTGTCGGCATGA
- a CDS encoding PepSY domain-containing protein — protein sequence MKSGFIASTALISVLANGYALADDDCGEPVNDWQPRETLRLQVEQRYGWTVQRIKVDDGCYKLKGLDRQGNVIEARYTPASLHLRELEIYFRDDDDASAYLAPAPAP from the coding sequence ATGAAATCAGGTTTTATCGCCAGCACTGCGCTGATAAGTGTGCTGGCCAACGGTTACGCCTTGGCCGATGACGACTGCGGCGAACCGGTCAACGACTGGCAGCCACGGGAAACCCTGCGCCTGCAGGTGGAACAGCGGTACGGCTGGACGGTGCAGCGCATCAAGGTCGACGACGGCTGTTACAAGCTCAAGGGCCTGGACCGCCAGGGCAATGTCATCGAAGCCCGCTACACACCAGCGTCGCTGCACCTGCGCGAGCTCGAGATCTACTTCCGGGACGATGACGATGCCAGCGCTTACCTCGCCCCTGCGCCCGCGCCGTGA
- a CDS encoding DUF2271 domain-containing protein, translating to MKKIIAATCLAGAIILPGLAQAREVTLTTQLKRYSGNDAYLAIYVTDASGQYQKTLWVAGKKAKYYKHLADWARGSKLNPSEYDGVSGASVGSGDTLKVSVELADTLIDAGYQIRIDSAVEDKRDARADVSVALTSQGAGKPVAGNTFVESFTYDL from the coding sequence ATGAAAAAAATCATCGCTGCAACCTGCCTCGCCGGCGCCATTATCCTGCCGGGGCTGGCTCAGGCCCGTGAAGTAACCCTCACCACCCAGCTCAAGCGCTACAGCGGCAACGATGCGTACCTGGCGATCTACGTCACCGACGCCAGCGGCCAATACCAGAAAACCCTCTGGGTGGCCGGCAAAAAGGCCAAGTACTACAAGCACCTGGCCGACTGGGCCCGTGGAAGCAAGCTGAACCCCAGCGAGTACGACGGCGTCAGCGGCGCCAGCGTCGGCAGTGGGGACACCCTCAAAGTCAGTGTCGAGCTGGCAGACACGCTGATCGATGCCGGGTATCAGATCCGTATCGATAGCGCCGTCGAGGATAAGCGTGATGCCCGGGCCGACGTCAGCGTGGCCCTGACTTCGCAAGGCGCAGGCAAGCCAGTGGCGGGCAATACCTTTGTCGAATCCTTTACCTACGATCTGTAG